From the genome of Pseudomonas bubulae:
AGCGCTTGAAAGTGCAACAACCAAGAACTCACCCTGGTACATTTATTATTAAAAAACCCAAAAACAACCTTACCCTGAATAACAGAACGTTGTGCGCAGAATGCAAGCCCGATAACACTAATCAGCCTTTTATAACACCAACCTTATTTATACAAAGGCGAAGGCTAATTTTCACTGGCATGAACAATTATTAATGTAAGGCCAGCCCTCTTGAATCTGTAGGTTTTGTCTCTAACTCCCCTACATTTAGTGTCGGCAGTCATACTAATGACTACGCAATAAATGAAAATACCCCGACATGTCGGGGCATTTTTTAATCTGCTGGAGCTTACTGGTGATATTGACCGGAGAACTCATGCACCGCACTGATAAACGCACCGGCGTGCTCGGGTTTTACTTCCGGGGTAATACCATGGCCCAGGTTGAACACATGGCCCGAGCCGTTGCCGTAGCTGGCCAGGATGCGCTTGACTTCGGTGCGGATGGCCTCCGGGTTGGCGTACAGCACGGTCGGGTCCATGTTGCCTTGCAGGGCAACCTTGTTGCCGACACGACGGCGGGCTTCGCCCAGGTCACAGGTCCAGTCCAGGCCCAGTGCGTCGGCACCAGCATCGGCGATGCTTTCCAGCCACAGGCCACCGTTTTTGGTGAACAGAATGACCGGCACCTTGCGACCTTCGTGTTCGCGGATCAGGCCGCTGACGATTTTGCGCATATAGGCCAGGGAGAACTCCTGATAGGCCGCAGCCGACAGGTTACCGCCCCAGGTGTCGAAGATCTGCACCGCCTGCGCGCCCGCCAGGATCTGGCCGTTGAGGTAAGACGTAACCGACTGCGCCAGCTTGTCGAGCAGCAAGTGCATGGCTTGCGGGGTGTCGTAGAGCATGGCCTTGGTTTTACGGAAGTCCTTGGAGGAGCCGCCTTCAACCATATAAGTGGCCAGCGTCCACGGGCTGCCGGAGAAGCCAATCAATGGCACACGGCCATTGAGCTCTTTGCGAATGGTGCTGACGGCGTTCATCACGTAGCCGAGGTCTTTTTGCGGATCCGGGATGGGCAGCGCTTCGATGTCGGCCAGGGTGCTGACAACCTTTTTGAAGCGCGGGCCTTCACCCGTTTCAAAGTACAGGCCTTGGCCCATGGCATCGGGGATGGTCAGGATGTCAGAAAACAGGATGGCCGCATCCAGCTGCGGGAAGCGGTCCAGAGGCTGCATGGTGACTTCACAGGCGAATTCGGCGTTCTTGCACAGGCTCATGAAATCGCCGGCCTTGGCGCGGCTGGCGCGGTACTCCGGCAGGTAGCGACCGGCCTGACGCATCATCCAGACAGGCGTTACGTCTACAGGTTGCTTGAGCAAAGCGCGAAGGAAACGGTCATTCTTGAGAACAGTCATGTCAGCATCCGGAAAAAAAGTGGGGGCATTTTCTCAGAGACGGACGCAAAAGGCACGGCAAGTGCCGTGCCTTTTATCTATCGGGTCGATTTGCCGCGGTGGAACGTGCTATTTGGCAACACCGCGAAACAACTGTGGGAGCCGGCTTGCTCGCGATACAGACAACTCGATTGATCAGCAGACCGAGTTGATCCCATCGCGGGCAAGCCCGCCCCCACAGGGAATCGGGTTACACGCCCAGGTAATCCATGATCCCTTCAGCCGCAGTACGGCCTTCGAAGATCGCGGTCACTACCAGGTCGGAACCACGCACCATGTCACCACCGGCAAAAATCTTCGGATGGCTGGTCTGATGCTTGAACTGCGACTGCTCTGGCGCAATCACGCGGCCCTGGCTGTCGGTCTGGATCTCGAACTGCTCGAACCACGAGGCCGGGCTCGGACGGAAACCAAAGGCGATAATCACGGCGTCTGCCGGAATGATCTCTTCAGAACCCGGGATCGGCTCCGGGCTACGACGGCCACGGGCATCCGGCTCGCCGAGACGGGTCTCGACCACCTTCACGCCTTCCACTTTGCCTTCACCGACAATGGCGATCGGCTGACGGTTGTAGAGGAACTTAACGCCTTCTTCCTTGGCGTTCTTCACCTCTTTGCGCGAGCCCGGCATGTTGGCTTCGTCACGACGATAGGCACAGGTTACTGATTTGGCGCCCTGGCGAATCGAAGTCCGGTTGCAGTCCATGGCCGTATCGCCGCCACCGAGCACCACAATCTTTTTGCCTTTCATGTCGACGAAATCTTCCGGCGACTTTTCAAAGCCCAGGTTGCGGTTGACGTTGGCAATCAGGAAGTCCAGCGCATCGTGCACGCCCGGCAGATCTTCACCGGCAAAACCACCTTTCATATAGGTGTAAGTGCCCATGCCCATAAACACGGCGTCGTACTCGGCCAGCAACTGCTCCATGCTGATGTCCTTGCCGATTTCGGTATTGAGACGGAACTCGATACCCATACCGGTAAACACTTCGCGGCGATGGCTCAGTACGGTTTTTTCCAGCTTGAACTCGGGGATGCCGAAGGTCAGCAGACCACCGATTTCCGGGTTCTTGTCGAACACCACCGGGGTCACTCCGCCACGCACCAGCACGTCGGCACAGCCCAGGCCTGCAGGCCCGGCACCGATAATGGCGACACGCTTGCCGGTGGGCACGACCTTGGACATGTCCGGGCGCCAGCCCATGGCGAATGCCGTATCGGTGATGTATTTCTCCACCGAACCAATGGTCACCGCGCCAAAACCGTCGTTGAGGGTGCAGGCGCCCTCGCACAGACGGTCTTGCGGGCACACCCGCCCGCACACTTCGGGCAGGGTGTTGGTCTGGTGCGACAACTCGGCGGCGGCGAGGATATTGCCCTCGGCCACCAGCTTGAGCCAGTTGGGAATGAAGTTATGCACAGGGCATTTCCATTCACAGTACGGGTTGCCGCAGCCCAGGCAGCGGTGGGCCTGTTCGGCCGACTGCTGGGGTTTAAAAGGCTCGTAGATTTCCACGAACTCTTTCTTGCGTTGACGTAACAGTTTCTTCTTCGGATCTTTGCGCCCGACATCGATGAACTGGAAGTCGTTACTCAGACGTTCAGCCATGGTTAAAACCTCATCAAACTTTTCAGGCGCATATCACTGCGGGTTGGCACGGATGCTGGAAAGCAACGATTTCAAGCTGGCAGCCTTGGGCTTGACCATCCAGAAACGACGCAGGTAATCATCGAGGTTTTCCGAGAGGTTGCGACCCCACTCGCTGTTGGTTTCCTCAACGTATTCGTCCAGCACGTGTTGCAGGTGATTACGGTAGGCCTCCATCGCTTCGCCACTGATCCGCTGGATTTCCACCAGCTCGTGGTTAACCTTGTCGACGAAGGTGTTGTCCTGATCCAGCACGTAGGCGAAACCGCCGGTCATGCCCGAGCCGAAGTTGTAACCGGTTTTACCCAGCACACAGACAAAACCGCCAGTCATGTATTCGCAGCAGTGATCGCCTGTGCCTTCCACCACGGTGTGGGCACCGGAGTTGCGCACCGCGAAACGCTCGCCCGCCGTGCCCGCTGCAAACAGCTTGCCGCCGGTGGCGCCGTACAGGCAGGTATTGCCGACAATCGCGCTGTCCTGAGTTTTGTAGACGCTGCCTGCAGGCGGGACTATCACCAGCTTGCCGCCGGTCATGCCTTTACCTACGTAGTCGTTGGCATCGCCTTGCAGGTACATGTGCAAGCCACCGGCGTTCCACACACCAAAGCTCTGACCGGCAGTGCCTTTGAAGCGGAAGGTGATCGGTGCCTTGGCCATGCCCTGGTTGCCGTGAGTACGGGCGATTTCACCCGAGATACGCGCACCGATGGAGCGATCGCAGTTGCAGATGTCGAGGTCGAACTCGGCGCCGCTCATGTCGTTGATCGCCGAACGCGCCATGTCGAGCATCTGCTCGGCCAGCAGGCCCTTGTCGAACGGAGGGTTGCGGTCTACCTGGCAGAATTGCGGCTTGTCGGCCGGGATATGGTCGCTGCCCAGCAATGGCGTGAGGTCCAGGTTGTGCTGTTTGGCAGTCTCGCCCTGGAGGATTTCCAGCAGGTCGGTACGCCCGATCAACTCTTCCAGGGTGCGCACACCCAGCTTGGCCAGCCACTCGCGGGTTTCTTCGGCCACATAGGTGAAGAAGTTGACCACCATATCGACGGTGCCGATGTAATGGTTTTTACGCAGCGATTCGTTTTGCGTCGCAACGCCGGTCGCGCAGTTGTTGAGGTGGCAAATACGCAGGTATTTACAGCCCAGGGCGATCATCGGTGCGGTGCCGAAGCCGAAGCTTTCAGCGCCCAGAATTGCTGCCTTGATCACGTCGAGACCGGTTTTCAGGCCACCATCGGTTTGTACCCGCACTTTACCGCGCAGGTCATTGCCGCGCAGGGTCTGGTGGGTTTCGGCCAAACCGAGCTCCCACGGTGCGCCCGCGTACTTGATGGAGGTCAGCGGTGAAGCGCCGGTGCCGCCGTCATAACCGGAGATGGTAATCAAGTCGGCATAGGCCTTGGCCACGCCAGCGGCGATGGTACCTACGCCCGCTTCAGCTACCAGTTTCACCGACACCAGTGCTTTCGGGTTGACTTGTTTCAAGTCAAAGATCAGCTGCGACAAGTCCTCAATGGAGTAGATGTCGTGGTGCGGCGGTGGCGAAATCAGGGTCACACCCGGTACGGCGTAGCGCAGTTTGGCGATCAGGCCGTTGACCTTGCCGCCCGGCAGTTGCCCGCCCTCGCCCGGCTTGGCGCCTTGAGCAACCTTGATTTGCAGCACTTCAGCGTTGACCAGGTATTCCGGTGTCACACCGAAACGACCAGTGGCCACTTGCTTGATCTTCGAACTCTTGATGGTGCCGTAACGCGCCGGGTCTTCGCCGCCTTCACCGGAGTTGGAGCGTGCGCCCAAGCGGTTCATGGCTTCAGCCAGGGCTTCGTGAGCCTCTGGCGACAAGGCGCCCAGGGAAATACCGGCTGAGTCGAAACGCTTGAGGATCGAGTCCAGCGGTTCGATATCGTCGATCGACAGCGGGGTATCGAGGGTCTTGACCTTGAACAGATCGCGGATCATAGACACTGGACGCTGGTCGACCAGTGCGGTGTATTCCTTGAATTTGCTGTAGTCGCCCTGCTGCACGGCGGCTTGCAGAGTGGCCACCACGTCAGGGTTGTAGGCATGGTATTCACCACCATGCACGTACTTGAGCAGGCCGCCTTGCTGGATGGGCTTGCGCGCACTCCAGGCCTCGGCTGCCAGCAGCTTTTGCTCGGCTTCAAGGTCGACGAAACGTGCGCCCTTGATGCGGCTTGGCACGCCACGGAAGCTCAGTTCGCAAATTTCTTCGGACAGGCCGATGGCTTCGAACAGCTGCGCACCACGGTACGAAGCGATGGTCGATATGCCCATTTTCGAGAGGATCTTGAGCAGACCTTTGGTGATGCCTTTGCGGTAGTTCTTGAACACCTCATAGAGGTCGCCCAGTACTTCACCGGTGCGGATCAGGTCGCCCAGCACTTCGTAGGCCAGGAACGGATAGACCGCCGAGGCACCGAAGCCGATCAGCACCGCAAAGTGATGCGGGTCACGGGCAGTAGCGGTTTCAACCAGAATGTTGCTGTCGCAACGCAGGCCTTTTTCGGTCAGGCGGTGATGCACGGCGCCCACAGCCAAAGAGGCGTGAACCGGCAACTTGCCCGGTGCGATATGACGGTCGCTCAGAACGATCTGGGTGCGACCGGCGCGCGCTGCTTCTTCGGCCTGATCGGCGATATTGCGCACAGCCGCTTCAAGACCGACGCTTTCGTCGTAGTTAAGGTCAATGATCTGACGCTCAAAGCCCGGCAGGTCGAGGTTCATCAGCGAGCGCCATTTTGCAGGCGAGATCACGGGCGAACTGAGAATCACACGGGAAGCGTGCTCAGGGGATTCCTGGAAGATGTTGCGCTCGGCACCGAGGCAGATTTCCAGCGACATGACGATGGCTTCACGCAGCGGGTCGATCGGCGGGTTGGTGACCTGCGCAAACTGCTGGCGGAAGTAATCGTAAGGTGTTCGCACACGCTGGGACAGCACGGCCATTGGCGTGTCGTCCCCCATCGAACCTACCGCTTCGTAGCCTTGCTCGCCCAACGGACGCAGCACCTGGTCGCGCTCTTCGAACGTGACCTGATACATCTTCATGTATTGCTTGAGCTGATCGACGTCGTAAAACGCCGAACCGTGGTCGTTGTCTTCCATGGTCGCCTGAATGCGCAGGGCATTCTTGCGCAGCCATTGCTTGTACGGGTGGCGCGACTTGAGGCGGTTGTCGATCGAGTCAGTGTCCAGCACCTGACCGGTTTCGGTGTCCACGGCCAGGATCTGGCCAGGGCCGACACGGCCTTTGGCGATCACGTCTTCCGGCTTGTAGTCCCATACGCCGATTTCCGAGGCAATGGTGATATAGCCGTTGGTGGTGGTCACCCAGCGCGCAGGGCGCAGGCCGTTACGGTCAAGCAGGCAGACCGCGTAGCGACCGTCGGTCATTACCACGCCGGCGGGGCCGTCCCACGGTTCCATGTGCATGGAGTTGTACTCATAGAACGCCCGCAGGTCGGGGTCCATGGTTTCAACGTTCTGCCACGCCGGTGGAATCAGCATGCGTACGCCACGGAACAGGTCGATACCGCCGGTGACCATCAGCTCCAGCATATTGTCCATGCTGGAGGAGTCCGAACCCACGCGGTTGACCAGCGGGCCGAGTTCGTCGAGGTCACCGATCAGATCGTTGGCAAACTTGGTGCGACGGGCCTGGGCCCAGTTGCGGTTACCGGTGATGGTGTTGATTTCGCCGTTGTGGGCGAGAAAGCGGAATGGCTGAGCCAGCGGCCATTTCGGCAGGGTATTGGTGGAGAAGCGCTGATGGAACACGCAGATCGCGGTTTGCAGGCGCTCATCGCTCAGGTCCGGATAGAAGGCGGTGAGGTCCGCCGGCATCATCAGGCCTTTATAAATGATGGTCTTGTGGGAAAAGCTGCAGATGTAGTGATCGCTGTCTGCCGCGTTGGACACCGAGGAACGGCGACGGGCACTGAACAGTTTGATGGCCATATCCTGATCGCTCAGGCCGTCCCCACCAATAAACACTTGCTCGATCTGCGGCAGACGCTCCAGCGCCAGACGACCCAGAACGCTGGTATCGATGGGCACTTTGCGCCAGCCCACCAGTTGCAGGCCAGCGGCAAGGATCTCGCGATTCATGTTGTCGCGGGCCGCCTCGGCCTTGATCGGATCCTGGTTGAAAAACACCATGCCGACCGCGTATTGCTTGGGCAAATCGGCACCGAACTGCTCCTTGGCGGTTGCACGCAGGAACAGGTCAGGCTTTTGAATCAGCAGGCCACAACCGTCACCGGTCTTGCCGTCTGCGTTGATCCCACCGCGGTGGGTCATGCAGGTCAGGGCTTCAATGGCGGTTTGCAGAAGGGTATGACTGGGTTCGCCCTGCATATGGGCAATCAGGCCGAAACCACAGTTATCCTTGAATTCATCGGGGTGGTACAGACCTGCTTTCATAGACACTTTCTCACCAGGCTGCCCTTAAAAAGGGCAAATTTCTTTTAATTCAACCACTTGCTTCCCGCGCTGAACGTACGCCAGCTTGGCAGGGGCAAAAGGGTGGTCATTCTACACACCGTCACAAAGACCCACAAATTAAGCGGCGTTATACCGTAAATTCATGTCGCATTTATGAAAGGTTTAAAGCGATTGCTCGTGCTAGTCAAAACATTTTTGATGTTGACTGCTACACGGCGCAGACACCACAAGGCACACGGCTGTTAAGGCCGCATGCACAAGCAGGATTTTTGATGGACTAGAACGGCGACCTGGGTAAGGTCGCCGGATCATCAGCGAGCTGCAGCCAGCTCTTTTTGGACGCTGGCGACAGTGCGAGGCCAAGGTTTACCAGCCTGCGTCTTCGCTGGCAAGTTCTTGATTGCTGCAGTTGCTGCAGCATGGCTTGGGAAGTTGCCATAGGTGACGACGTACAGCGGCTTGCCATTCAAGGTTTTCTTGAAGTAACGAGCATCACCGCCCAGTTCTTTGGCGACATTTTGCGCAGACGCTTCAGAGCTGGTGCCGACGATCTGCACCACATAG
Proteins encoded in this window:
- the hemE gene encoding uroporphyrinogen decarboxylase is translated as MTVLKNDRFLRALLKQPVDVTPVWMMRQAGRYLPEYRASRAKAGDFMSLCKNAEFACEVTMQPLDRFPQLDAAILFSDILTIPDAMGQGLYFETGEGPRFKKVVSTLADIEALPIPDPQKDLGYVMNAVSTIRKELNGRVPLIGFSGSPWTLATYMVEGGSSKDFRKTKAMLYDTPQAMHLLLDKLAQSVTSYLNGQILAGAQAVQIFDTWGGNLSAAAYQEFSLAYMRKIVSGLIREHEGRKVPVILFTKNGGLWLESIADAGADALGLDWTCDLGEARRRVGNKVALQGNMDPTVLYANPEAIRTEVKRILASYGNGSGHVFNLGHGITPEVKPEHAGAFISAVHEFSGQYHQ
- the gltB gene encoding glutamate synthase large subunit; the protein is MKAGLYHPDEFKDNCGFGLIAHMQGEPSHTLLQTAIEALTCMTHRGGINADGKTGDGCGLLIQKPDLFLRATAKEQFGADLPKQYAVGMVFFNQDPIKAEAARDNMNREILAAGLQLVGWRKVPIDTSVLGRLALERLPQIEQVFIGGDGLSDQDMAIKLFSARRRSSVSNAADSDHYICSFSHKTIIYKGLMMPADLTAFYPDLSDERLQTAICVFHQRFSTNTLPKWPLAQPFRFLAHNGEINTITGNRNWAQARRTKFANDLIGDLDELGPLVNRVGSDSSSMDNMLELMVTGGIDLFRGVRMLIPPAWQNVETMDPDLRAFYEYNSMHMEPWDGPAGVVMTDGRYAVCLLDRNGLRPARWVTTTNGYITIASEIGVWDYKPEDVIAKGRVGPGQILAVDTETGQVLDTDSIDNRLKSRHPYKQWLRKNALRIQATMEDNDHGSAFYDVDQLKQYMKMYQVTFEERDQVLRPLGEQGYEAVGSMGDDTPMAVLSQRVRTPYDYFRQQFAQVTNPPIDPLREAIVMSLEICLGAERNIFQESPEHASRVILSSPVISPAKWRSLMNLDLPGFERQIIDLNYDESVGLEAAVRNIADQAEEAARAGRTQIVLSDRHIAPGKLPVHASLAVGAVHHRLTEKGLRCDSNILVETATARDPHHFAVLIGFGASAVYPFLAYEVLGDLIRTGEVLGDLYEVFKNYRKGITKGLLKILSKMGISTIASYRGAQLFEAIGLSEEICELSFRGVPSRIKGARFVDLEAEQKLLAAEAWSARKPIQQGGLLKYVHGGEYHAYNPDVVATLQAAVQQGDYSKFKEYTALVDQRPVSMIRDLFKVKTLDTPLSIDDIEPLDSILKRFDSAGISLGALSPEAHEALAEAMNRLGARSNSGEGGEDPARYGTIKSSKIKQVATGRFGVTPEYLVNAEVLQIKVAQGAKPGEGGQLPGGKVNGLIAKLRYAVPGVTLISPPPHHDIYSIEDLSQLIFDLKQVNPKALVSVKLVAEAGVGTIAAGVAKAYADLITISGYDGGTGASPLTSIKYAGAPWELGLAETHQTLRGNDLRGKVRVQTDGGLKTGLDVIKAAILGAESFGFGTAPMIALGCKYLRICHLNNCATGVATQNESLRKNHYIGTVDMVVNFFTYVAEETREWLAKLGVRTLEELIGRTDLLEILQGETAKQHNLDLTPLLGSDHIPADKPQFCQVDRNPPFDKGLLAEQMLDMARSAINDMSGAEFDLDICNCDRSIGARISGEIARTHGNQGMAKAPITFRFKGTAGQSFGVWNAGGLHMYLQGDANDYVGKGMTGGKLVIVPPAGSVYKTQDSAIVGNTCLYGATGGKLFAAGTAGERFAVRNSGAHTVVEGTGDHCCEYMTGGFVCVLGKTGYNFGSGMTGGFAYVLDQDNTFVDKVNHELVEIQRISGEAMEAYRNHLQHVLDEYVEETNSEWGRNLSENLDDYLRRFWMVKPKAASLKSLLSSIRANPQ
- a CDS encoding FAD-dependent oxidoreductase, with the translated sequence MAERLSNDFQFIDVGRKDPKKKLLRQRKKEFVEIYEPFKPQQSAEQAHRCLGCGNPYCEWKCPVHNFIPNWLKLVAEGNILAAAELSHQTNTLPEVCGRVCPQDRLCEGACTLNDGFGAVTIGSVEKYITDTAFAMGWRPDMSKVVPTGKRVAIIGAGPAGLGCADVLVRGGVTPVVFDKNPEIGGLLTFGIPEFKLEKTVLSHRREVFTGMGIEFRLNTEIGKDISMEQLLAEYDAVFMGMGTYTYMKGGFAGEDLPGVHDALDFLIANVNRNLGFEKSPEDFVDMKGKKIVVLGGGDTAMDCNRTSIRQGAKSVTCAYRRDEANMPGSRKEVKNAKEEGVKFLYNRQPIAIVGEGKVEGVKVVETRLGEPDARGRRSPEPIPGSEEIIPADAVIIAFGFRPSPASWFEQFEIQTDSQGRVIAPEQSQFKHQTSHPKIFAGGDMVRGSDLVVTAIFEGRTAAEGIMDYLGV